Proteins co-encoded in one Callospermophilus lateralis isolate mCalLat2 chromosome 2, mCalLat2.hap1, whole genome shotgun sequence genomic window:
- the LOC143391356 gene encoding olfactory receptor 51A7-like, with protein sequence MSVFNISEDGISTFFLIGIPGAEHAHLWVSIPICFMYLVAILGNGTILFFIKTENSLHEPMYYFLSMLAFSDMGLSISSLPTMLRVFLFNSTGISTDACFAQEFFIHGFSAMESVVLLVMAIDRYIAIYNPLRYTSILTSDRVFKTGFAFATLCILLVLPFPFILKRLKFCKKSILSHSYCLHQDVMKLACSDNRINIIYGFFVALLSLLNLVFISVSYVLILKIVLGITSHKGRLKVLNTCISHICAVFIFYVPIITLAALHRFAKNASPVIRVLIADLFLLVPPLMNPIVYSVKSQQIRNVILAKLCEKQH encoded by the coding sequence ATGTCAGTCTTCAACATCTCTGAAGACGGAATCTCCACCTTCTTCCTGATTGGAATCCCAGGGGCAGAGCATGCTCACCTGTGGGTCTCCATCCCCATTTGCTTCATGTACCTTGTTGCCATCCTGGGAAATGGCACCATCCTTTTTTTcataaaaacagagaactccctgCATGAGCCTATGTACTATTTCCTTTCTATGCTGGCATTCTCGGACATGGGGCTATCTATCTCCTCCCTTCCAACCATGCTGAGAGTCTTCTTGTTCAATTCCACAGGAATTTCCACAGATGCCTGCTTTGCGCAGGAGTTTTTCATTCATGGGTTCTCAGCTATGGAATCAGTAGTGCTTTTGGTCATGGCCATTGATCGCTATATAGCCATCTACAACCCTTTGAGGTACACCTCCATCCTTACCAGTGACAGAGTCTTTAAAACTGGCTTTGCATTTGCCACCCTGTGTATTTTACTTGTTCTCCCATTCCCTTTTATTCTAAAGAGGCTGAAATTCTGTAAGAAAAGCATTTTGTCCCATTCATATTGCCTTCACCAGGATGTCATGAAGTTGGCCTGCTCAGACAACAGGATCAATATAATTTATGGATTTTTTGTGGCTCTTTTATCTCTATTAAACTTAGTGTTCATTTCTGTGTCTTATGTGTTGATCCTGAAAATTGTCCTGGGCATTACCTCACACAAGGGTCGCCTCAAGGTCCTCAACACTTGCATTTCTCACATCTGCGCTGTGTTCATCTTCTATGTGCCTATTATCACCTTGGCTGCCCTTCATCGCTTTGCCAAAAATGCTTCTCCAGTTATTAGAGTCCTAATAGCTGATCTCTTCCTGCTGGTTCCCCCTCTAATGAATCCCATTGTATACTCTGTGAAGAGTCAGCAGATTAGAAATGTGATCCTGGCAAAATTATGTGAGAAACAGCATTGA
- the LOC143391357 gene encoding olfactory receptor 51A4-like: MSVLNTSEIGISTFYLVGIPGMEPASIWVSIPICLMYIAAILGNCTILLLIKKEPALHEPMYYFLSMLAFSDLGLSLSSLPTMLRVFLFNAPEISPNACFAQEFFIHEFSAMESSVLLIMSFDGFIAICNPLRYMSILSSARVIQIGLAFSLKNVLLILPFPFTLKHLRYCKKKHLSHSYCLHQDVMKLACSDNKVNVVYGLSVALTGILDITFIFMSYVLILKAVLSIASQRERLKVLNTCVSHICAVLIFCVPIISLAVVYRFAKHSSPIVRIFMADVFLMVPPLMNPIVYCVKSQQIRSLVLGKLCQNQS, encoded by the coding sequence ATGTCCGTCCTCAACACATCTGAAATTGGAATCTCTACTTTCTATTTGGTCGGGATCCCAGGGATGGAGCCTGCTAGCATTTGGGTCTCCATCCCCATATGTCTCATGTACATTGCTGCTATCCTGGGGAACTGCACCATCCTTCTTTTAATAAAAAAAGAGCCAGCTTTGCATGAACCCATGTATTATTTCCTCTCTATGTTGGCTTTCTCTGACCtaggtctctctctctcctctctccctacCATGCTTAGGGTTTTCTTGTTTAATGCTCCAGAAATTTCTCCCAATGCCTGTTTTGCCCAAGAGTTTTTCATTCATGAATTCTCAGCTATGGAGTCATCTGTACTTCTCATTATGTCCTTTGATGGCTTTATTGCCATCTGTAACCCCCTGAGATACATGTCCATCCTTAGTAGTGCCAGAGTCATTCAAATTGGGCTTGCTTTTTCTCTGAAAAATGTTTTGTTGATCTTACCTTTCCCTTTCACTCTAAAGCATCTAAGATACTGTAAGAAGAAGCATCTGTCACATTCCTATTGCCTCCATCAGGACGTCATGAAGCTGGCCTGCTCTGATAACAAGGTTAATGTCGTCTATGGCTTATCTGTGGCTCTCACAGGCATCCTGGACATaacctttattttcatgtcctatGTGCTGATTCTGAAGGCAGTGTTAAGCATAGCATCACAGAGGGAAAGGCTCAAGGTCCTCAATACCTGTGTCTCCCACATCTGTGCTGTGCTCATCTTCTGTGTGCCCATTATCTCTCTAGCTGTCGTCTACCGGTTTGCCAAACACAGTTCTCCAATAGTTAGGATCTTTATGGCTGATGTTTTCCTGATGGTGCCTCCATTGATGAACCCTATTGTATACTGTGTGAAGAGCCAGCAGATAAGAAGTTTGGTCTTAGGGAAACTCTGCCAGAATCAAAGCTGA